A window of Lentibacillus sp. Marseille-P4043 contains these coding sequences:
- the hisG gene encoding ATP phosphoribosyltransferase, producing MDYLTLAMAKGRTAEQTIALLNKADIHFPAFHEKSRKLIFYDDNKRIKLIYVKAIDVPTYVEKGAADIGIVGKDNITEAQADVYDMMDLDFGNCQFVLAGVSDKTEENAQKLTVASKYPTVTKTYFQARGIPIETIKLNGSVELAPLIGLADVIVDIVETGTTLKENGLKVIDTIEAISTRLIVNKASFATRSTAVHQFMKQLNKALE from the coding sequence TTGGATTACCTAACATTGGCGATGGCAAAAGGTCGAACCGCTGAACAAACCATTGCCCTATTAAACAAGGCTGATATTCATTTTCCAGCATTCCACGAAAAGTCTAGAAAGCTAATTTTCTATGATGACAATAAACGGATTAAACTAATATATGTCAAAGCAATTGATGTACCTACTTACGTTGAAAAAGGTGCCGCGGATATCGGGATTGTTGGCAAGGATAATATCACTGAAGCACAAGCTGACGTGTATGACATGATGGATCTCGATTTTGGAAACTGTCAATTTGTTCTGGCTGGAGTTTCAGATAAAACAGAGGAAAACGCACAAAAGCTAACCGTAGCCTCTAAATATCCAACCGTTACAAAAACATATTTTCAAGCACGTGGCATTCCAATTGAAACGATCAAACTAAATGGATCCGTAGAATTGGCACCATTAATTGGTCTAGCTGATGTTATTGTCGATATTGTTGAAACAGGGACAACGCTAAAGGAAAACGGATTAAAAGTAATTGATACCATTGAAGCTATTAGCACGAGATTAATTGTGAACAAAGCTAGTTTTGCCACAAGGTCAACTGCTGTACACCAGTTTATGAAGCAACTTAATAAGGCTTTGGAGTGA
- a CDS encoding DUF454 family protein translates to MKQLKKALLIICGTISLVFGLLGIILPLLPTTPLLLLAAACYVRSSKKLYHWLITNKYVGSYIKNYRAGKGIPLKAKIIGVSVLWISMGYTVFFVIPLVLVKLLLLAIAAFFTWFILKQKTLLSGE, encoded by the coding sequence TTGAAGCAACTAAAGAAGGCACTCCTAATCATTTGCGGAACTATTTCCTTAGTGTTTGGGCTATTAGGGATTATTTTGCCGTTATTGCCAACAACACCATTACTTTTGTTGGCGGCGGCCTGTTATGTTCGCAGTTCGAAAAAATTATATCATTGGTTGATTACCAACAAGTATGTCGGTTCGTATATTAAGAATTATCGAGCAGGCAAAGGAATACCATTGAAGGCGAAGATTATCGGTGTTTCTGTATTATGGATTTCGATGGGGTATACCGTATTCTTCGTTATACCGCTAGTTCTTGTTAAACTACTGCTGTTAGCAATAGCGGCATTTTTCACGTGGTTTATTTTAAAGCAAAAAACATTGTTGTCAGGAGAGTAA
- the hisZ gene encoding ATP phosphoribosyltransferase regulatory subunit: MVIDVLNKMNTLRLNEFEKKEQLLAKIKARFSTYGYRHVQTSAFEQYDLYQTTTGTIDTDEMIKVIDPNGKVLVLRPDVTIPITRMVATGNQLNPSEERLYYISTVFRNLAMQPNKREHTQAGIENFEPKSAALDAEVIALAIHTLQDLGFTDFKLEIGHAGFFKELLSEIHISKQETDQLKAIIQAKDFSGMKDFLKKLSIDTKDKYALKQIPLLYGNPEDVIERAKSVSLNSQMDRKLQDLTKIIDVLKLYEVERFISLDLGLINHMNYYSDIIFQGFVENFGKPVLMGGRYDHLAEQFSKVMPAIGFACDVDSIFSVLEQQSLISGEESHIDVLIYYTTSKQKEALSTASTLRNQGFRVLISPIDSVRDFPSSSSIVYYEENQNLVNNQHSMQSFSTTKKLLELLGGGL; this comes from the coding sequence ATGGTTATTGACGTTCTTAATAAAATGAATACGCTCCGTCTCAATGAATTCGAAAAAAAGGAACAGCTATTAGCAAAAATAAAGGCACGTTTCTCCACGTATGGATATCGCCATGTGCAAACATCTGCATTTGAACAATACGATCTATACCAGACAACCACCGGGACCATTGACACCGATGAAATGATAAAAGTGATTGACCCAAATGGTAAAGTATTAGTGCTTCGGCCAGACGTCACCATTCCTATTACACGAATGGTTGCAACTGGTAATCAATTGAATCCAAGTGAAGAACGACTGTATTACATTTCAACAGTCTTTCGGAATTTGGCAATGCAGCCGAATAAACGAGAGCATACACAAGCTGGGATTGAAAATTTTGAACCAAAAAGCGCCGCATTGGATGCTGAAGTCATTGCATTAGCCATTCACACATTACAAGATCTTGGTTTTACCGACTTCAAATTAGAAATTGGGCATGCCGGTTTTTTCAAAGAATTATTAAGTGAAATACACATTTCTAAACAGGAGACAGATCAACTAAAAGCGATAATTCAAGCAAAAGACTTTTCCGGAATGAAAGATTTCCTAAAAAAATTGTCAATCGACACGAAAGACAAATACGCATTGAAGCAAATCCCGTTATTATACGGGAATCCTGAAGATGTAATCGAACGTGCCAAGTCCGTATCCCTTAATAGCCAGATGGATAGGAAGCTACAAGATCTTACCAAGATTATCGACGTTCTAAAATTATATGAGGTAGAAAGATTTATCTCGCTTGACTTAGGTTTGATTAACCATATGAATTATTACTCCGATATTATTTTTCAAGGATTTGTTGAAAATTTTGGTAAACCAGTTTTGATGGGTGGAAGATACGATCACCTTGCCGAGCAATTCAGCAAGGTAATGCCTGCAATTGGATTTGCTTGTGACGTTGATTCTATTTTTTCAGTTTTAGAACAGCAATCCCTGATTTCAGGTGAAGAATCACATATAGACGTCCTTATTTATTACACAACTAGTAAACAAAAAGAAGCCTTATCAACTGCATCTACGTTACGTAATCAAGGATTTCGTGTACTAATTAGCCCTATTGATAGCGTAAGAGATTTTCCTTCATCATCCAGCATTGTCTATTATGAAGAAAATCAAAATTTGGTTAACAATCAACATTCTATGCAATCATTCTCAACGACAAAGAAATTACTAGAGTTACTTGGGGGAGGTCTTTGA
- a CDS encoding histidinol-phosphatase HisJ family protein, with protein sequence MFDYHVHSKFSADCETPMERSIEKAIKIGLKEICFTDHIDYDYPDTSITFDFDLTKYDRMITQLQKNYAGRLQIKKGLEIGIQPHLLERYAKLIDKDTFDFVICSMHTTNKLDLHSGSFFKNKTIDEAYAAYYDELLFCVKHFKQYHILGHIDLVKRYTRSEVGERNNFHDVLREIFKIIIPEGKGIELNTSGFRYGLTGGMPSEDILRLYKETGGEIITLGSDSHIEETIAFQFKESLDLLQRIGFRYLTTFEKGEPTLHPIETIMCK encoded by the coding sequence ATGTTTGATTACCATGTTCATAGCAAATTCTCAGCAGATTGCGAAACTCCAATGGAAAGAAGTATTGAAAAGGCAATCAAGATCGGATTGAAAGAAATTTGTTTTACGGATCATATTGACTATGATTATCCAGATACGTCCATTACGTTTGATTTTGATTTGACCAAGTACGATCGGATGATTACACAATTACAGAAAAATTACGCAGGACGATTACAGATTAAAAAAGGTTTAGAAATTGGTATTCAACCTCATCTCTTGGAAAGATATGCGAAATTAATTGATAAGGACACGTTTGATTTTGTGATTTGCTCGATGCACACCACAAATAAACTGGATTTGCATTCGGGAAGTTTTTTTAAAAACAAAACAATTGATGAAGCATATGCTGCGTATTATGATGAGTTGCTTTTTTGTGTGAAGCATTTTAAGCAGTACCATATTTTGGGGCACATTGATTTAGTAAAAAGATATACGAGAAGTGAGGTGGGAGAGCGTAATAACTTCCATGATGTTTTAAGGGAAATCTTTAAGATCATTATTCCAGAAGGCAAAGGAATTGAATTAAATACATCCGGATTTCGTTATGGATTAACAGGCGGTATGCCAAGTGAGGATATTTTAAGACTATATAAGGAGACAGGTGGTGAAATCATTACATTAGGGTCCGATTCCCATATAGAGGAGACAATAGCATTTCAATTCAAAGAATCACTTGATTTACTTCAGCGAATCGGATTTCGTTATCTAACAACATTTGAAAAGGGAGAACCAACATTACACCCAATTGAGACGATAATGTGTAAATAG
- a CDS encoding alpha/beta fold hydrolase, translating into MRKKHILQIASIVMIIVLVLVITYLPKQANSQQNSSSVTVFVHGYKGTVNSFGGMLGRFERNDWGNKALIYHVSNTGDVNVYNLNKGKLEPVFIQVIFENNRASFEDTATWLSLVMHHLKETYQIDSVNLVGHSMGGLVSLKYVEEYQEKNLYPVTNKLITIGSPFDGIYSQHYFQLNHDAAANDLKPNSSALQRIQSNSQSIPKDLAVFSIGSTGDLVAVPESVQELRMMIPADQLTEVMIENDHLGHSELHENEQVDELIHSFLWQEQAQ; encoded by the coding sequence TTGAGAAAGAAACATATACTGCAAATAGCATCAATAGTCATGATCATTGTTCTTGTTTTGGTAATTACGTATTTACCGAAACAGGCTAATTCACAACAAAATTCCTCTTCTGTAACCGTTTTTGTTCATGGGTATAAAGGAACAGTGAATTCATTTGGTGGTATGTTGGGGCGATTTGAACGAAACGATTGGGGTAATAAAGCATTGATTTATCACGTCTCAAATACAGGAGACGTTAACGTATATAATCTTAATAAGGGAAAACTTGAGCCTGTCTTCATTCAGGTTATTTTTGAAAATAATCGTGCAAGTTTTGAAGATACTGCAACATGGCTATCGCTGGTTATGCATCACCTCAAAGAAACGTACCAGATTGATTCCGTTAATCTCGTTGGACATTCGATGGGTGGATTGGTTTCATTAAAATATGTGGAAGAATACCAGGAGAAAAACTTATATCCTGTAACCAATAAGCTCATTACGATTGGCAGCCCGTTTGATGGAATCTATAGTCAGCATTATTTTCAACTTAATCACGATGCAGCAGCAAATGATCTGAAACCAAATTCATCAGCTTTACAACGCATACAATCAAATAGCCAGTCGATTCCGAAAGATCTGGCGGTATTTAGTATTGGCAGTACTGGAGACCTGGTAGCAGTACCGGAAAGTGTTCAAGAACTGCGCATGATGATACCGGCAGATCAACTAACAGAGGTCATGATTGAAAATGACCATTTAGGCCATAGTGAGCTACATGAAAACGAACAAGTAGACGAATTGATTCATTCATTTCTGTGGCAAGAACAAGCACAATAA